In Peromyscus leucopus breed LL Stock chromosome 16_21, UCI_PerLeu_2.1, whole genome shotgun sequence, a single genomic region encodes these proteins:
- the Dnph1 gene encoding 2'-deoxynucleoside 5'-phosphate N-hydrolase 1: MAAAAEQGGCSVYFCGSIRGGREDQALYARIVSRLRRYGKVLTEHVAAAELDSRGEAAGGDRLIHEQDLAWLRQADVVVAEVTQPSLGVGYELGWAVALGKQILCLFRPQSGRVLSAMIRGAADGSRIQVWDYTEGEVDDMLDRYFETYPPEGKAPSSNPST, translated from the exons ATGGCGGCGGCCGCGGAGCAGGGCGGCTGCTCCGTGTACTTCTGCGGGAGCATCCGCGGCGGGCGCGAGGACCAGGCGCTGTACGCGCGGATCGTATCGCGGCTGCGGCGCTATGGGAAGGTGCTCACTGAGCACGTGGCTGCTGCAGAGCTGGACTCGCGCG GGGAAGCTGCTGGGGGCGACCGGCTCATCCATGAGCAAGACCTGGCCTGGCTGCGGCAGGCAGATG TGGTCGTGGCCGAGGTGACACAGCCCTCCTTGGGTGTTGGCTATGAACTGGGCTGGGCAGTGGCTCTTGGTAAGCAAATCCTATGCTTGTTCCGACCGCAGTCTGGCCGAG TACTTTCTGCCATGATCCGGGGAGCAGCAGATGGCTCGAGGATCCAGGTGTGGGACTACACAGAAGGAGAGGTGGACGACATGCTGGATCGGTACTTTGAGACTTATCCTCCTGAGGGCAAAGCTCCCTCCAGTAACCCAAGTACCTGA